From one Brachypodium distachyon strain Bd21 chromosome 4, Brachypodium_distachyon_v3.0, whole genome shotgun sequence genomic stretch:
- the LOC100842177 gene encoding HVA22-like protein e, whose product MSKLWTILTHLHSLAGPGVMLLYPLYASVQAMESPSKLDDEQWLAYWILYSFVTLVEMVLESLIYWIPIWYELKLLFLAWLALPNFRGAAFIYDRFVREQLRKHGLTNHAGSGISKKEKGDKDNKSPSPSPKEKENAKSRFLSFASAKKEGS is encoded by the exons ATGAGCAAGCTCTGGACAATCCTCACCCATCTCCATTCGCTCGCAGG ACCTGGCGTGATGCTCCTGTACCCCCT GTATGCGTCAGTGCAAGCGATGGAGAGCCCGTCGAAGCTGGACGACGAGCAGTGGCTCGCCTACTGGATCCTCTACTCCTTCGTCACCCTCGTGGAGATGGTGCTCGAGTCCCTCATCTACTG GATACCGATCTGGTACGAACTGAAGCTACTGTTCCTGGCGTGGCTGGCGCTGCCCAACTTCAGGGGAGCGGCGTTCATCTACGACAGGTTCGTGAGGGAGCAGCTCAGGAAGCACGGGTTGACCAACCACGCCGGCAGCGGCATAAGCAAGAAAGAGAAGGGCGACAAGGACAACAAGTCGCCCTCGCCTTCGcccaaggagaaggagaacgCCAAGAGCAGGTTCCTCTCCTTCGCCAGTGCCAAGAAGGAAGGATCATGA
- the LOC100842487 gene encoding zinc finger protein 511, protein MQQKPAEAMEVCARGDDGETEAPKALGTSLGFWAGTRRRLAPDDPFFAAGDMERELLAKHVALDLSDDDRYQLEKMDVASVSTVCCPIAGCGAHLDCLEDFEDHYSTRHTASCSVCSRVYPTSRLLSIHISEAHDSFFEAKVAHGFPMYECLVEGCVVKLKTYKSRQQHLIDKHQFPKSFEFFKKAQPSQRHRQKYHWRYKGEETRDTLMDVDGKSPRQTKWRYRPKQHDHKESIENKHHHKEAKDNDMEVEQKMDELTSAVSKLSTADSTPSSITFGHRRSRGLTFVPRSIKQNKQVSQPEAK, encoded by the exons ATGCAGCAGAAGCCGGCCGAGGCCATGGAGGTCTGCGCGCGGGGTGACGATGGGGAGACCGAGGCCCCTAAAGCGCTGGGGACGTCGCTAGGTTTTTGGGCGGGCACACGGCGGCGATTGGCTCCCGACGACCCCTTCTTCGCTGCCGGCGACATGGAACGCGAACTGCTCGCTAAACAC GTTGCGCTGGATCTCTCAGATGATGACCGGTATCAACTTGAGAAGATGGATGTGGCAAGCGTGAG CACGGTGTGTTGTCCAATTGCTGGTTGCGGTGCCCATCTAGATTGCTTGGAAGACTTTGAAGACCACTACAGCACTCGGCATACTGCTTCATGCTCTGTATGTTCAAGAGTATATCCAACTTCAAGGTTGCTGAGTATTCATATTTCTGAGGCACATGATTCCTTCTTCGAAGCAAAAGTTGCTCATGGTTTTCCAATG TATGAGTGTTTGGTGGAGGGTTGTGTGGTGAAGTTGAAGACCTACAAAAGTCGGCAGCAGCACCTTATTGATAAGCATCAGTTTCCCAAGTCATTTGAATTCTTTAAAAAGGCGCAACCTTCCCAGCGCCATCGTCAGAAGTACCATTGGAGGTACAAGGGAGAAGAGACGCGGGATACTTTGATGGATGTTGATGGAAAGAGCCCAAGGCAAACGAAATGGAGATATCGACCCAAGCAACACGACCATAAGGAGTCAATAGAAAACAAACATCACCATAAGGAGGCCAAGGATAATGATATGGAGGTCGAACAGAAGATGGATGAGCTTACCTCAGCTGTATCAAAGCTGAGCACCGCAGATTCGACTCCTTCAAGCATCACCTTCGGCCACCGTCGTTCTCGTGGTCTTACTTTTGTCCCGAGGTCAATTAAGCAGAACAAGCAGGTCTCCCAGCCAGAAGCAAAATGA